Within the Tachysurus fulvidraco isolate hzauxx_2018 chromosome 3, HZAU_PFXX_2.0, whole genome shotgun sequence genome, the region ACTGACTTTTCAGATAAACGCTCCCGATCCAGCCGTCACTGTGCGAGAGCTCGAATCAAGAtgaacacaataatacacatcGCAATTTACATACAGGAGAAATTTAATAGCACATTTCTATTAAAGGCACAATCAGTAAAATATATAGAGTCGGATAAATTAATAACTATTGTTATACTGTGAGGTTTTTTAACGAACGATGTTTTGCCAGATTTCTGTGGCCCTGGTCTGAACTGTCGAGCTGTAGATGAGGCCAAATGAAGtgttaatgaagaaaaaaaattacacatatAAAAAGTCATTAATCCAGTGCATCTTTGTTATTTAAGGAACGCGGTAACAAAATGTTCAATGCTGAAGATTTGATAAACATTTAGATACTTCTGACTGATTCTTTTGTTTGAGGTGATGATATACAGATCCCAATGCTTAACACAGtaattagcattaaaaaaaaatacaaaattaatgGAATTTGCATGTTACTCATTGCATTGCaattcttaataataaaaattaaaaaattcatGTACATGCCAAACAACtgcaagaaataataataaatcaattgctcaaaaaattcaaaaaattCTCTCTACAGCAAGTTCTCTCTAAGAACCTGGAGTGAAAACGACTTGATGTCAAGCATGTCTCTATTTGTCAGCTCAGCGGACttcctcattttctctctttcctgtgACCCAGCAGCTCTTTGGATCAGTCTTTCAGGTGGAGTTGTTTTCTCAGCAGGTAAAATTCACACATCACCGGAGTCTGTTTCTCTTGACCACTATAGTCCCTGCCACAATATCATACACAGTTCTGTTGTGCTGGTAAAAGAGCAGCGTGACAAACGCcgggaaaaaaaatgcaatggaGAAATTTTTGTTTAGAGCTCGGATGGTCGACCTAAGAGAAGACAGATAATAGAATTGATTACACAAACCTTcagtaaaatgtataaaaacatcAGAATCTGTGCAGGAGATTCAACTTAAATTTCTAGTTCTCTTTATGAAAAAAATCTATAGATCACTAATCTAAATAAACCTAGTGCATACTAAATAACATGAGATGATTAAGCTTTCTTGGTTTTTCTTACATATCACACTAACGCGCAAGCATCAGAGCCACTGAATATCACTTTTGTCCAGCCAATTATCTGATGCAGTGATCACACGGTCACTGTTCCTACAGTGTTTAACACCTTCCTGATAATAATCAACCCTCCGATATCAACTGGGACTGTGCAGCATATTTATAGGTGACACAAATCATGTTGAAATGGTTGGAAGCTCGGTGGTTAGAGTGTTGGACTaccgattggaaggttgtgagttcaaatcccaggctGTCACCACTGGGCCCTTCAGCATGGCCCTGATCAGTTATGagtgtaaatgagataaatgtaaatgttgtctgccaaatgctgcaaatgtaaatagactactgatcagaaggctgTTGGTTTGAATCACGACGCTGACACTGACCTTGAGCAAGAATCCAggtacagtgatccctcgtttatcgcggttaatggggacagGAAACCCTCgtgataggtgaaaatccgcgaagtaggattggccctaagtttgaacTTTTCACTGTttgtcatcatcttcctcttgggctcactagaggaatctttcgctggggcacggcacttaggaggcattgtaagggcttaacgaaaagttaatttcgaacacaatacgcaagacacagttgacagcgtgaacgagagtggcgagaagggaagaagctgggagaggatgcgatgatgtgcagccaatcagctcagatctcgcgcagggaaccaatcatgtgccttgtctgagtgcccgtgggtatgtacaaagcctcagAGAGTTTccctctttgtctggcatcctaggaaacgttttttatttttcgatgaatatttttgaaaaatcagcgatgcaccgaggccgcgaaacttgaactgtgaaacttgaaccgcgaagtggcgagggattactgtatataaatgtaggtGTAATTGCTCAATATATAATACAACTATCTGATAAAATCTGCACTCTTTTGGCAGGTATCTCCTCTCATTTATTTAGGTTTTCCCATTGGCCCCGATAGGAATCACTCATTCTGCACCTGATGCGACCGAATTcgacaaataaaacaatatagaaaaaatacagaaacaacTCAAATTTGTAGCCAGAATTTTGTAGCTAAACAACTGTGTAACAAACTTCCACAAAGTGGGTGATTTAACTGCATCCACTTCATCAGAACTTTCCAGGATAACCACCTTAATGTGCAGGTGTACAGCTGTTCCTCCTGAAGTGGCTGATGACTGTAGGATGTTTTTATCCTTGGACACAATAATCATGTTGGGTTTTTTTCATACAAGCTTTATGAGATTCATACATGCTGTATGTTTATAGAAACATCAGAACTTACGCTGAGAGACTGACGTTAGTAGCAGGCACCACACGCACTCGGCCGGGCTGGACCAGGACTGACGTGTCACAAGTAACCACTCTTAGGCCAAGCAGAAACTTCCCTGGCGTGGCTCCACCAGCTCCCCAAACACATATAatctaaacaggaagtgacagatAGACTTGTGTTTAATCGGGTATACAATTAATAgagtataatataatagagtGATGTTCAGCACAGGACTTGACGCATGTTCAATAGTCCAGAAAGGCAACAAATGTGTATTCAGGCTGACCTCATAGAAGCACACCAGTATCCGGTACACAAGAGCCATGAGCATCATCTTCTGCAGATCCTCCATGGATGTGTCTTCATCTATTTCTTCCACAATAAAGTGCATGGCAAATTTTAATATGTCCCTAAAACATCAAGAGTTACAATAATGCCATTAGCATGACAGCAATCAAGACTTTCTATAAAGTATGTGCTCTGTATAATGTACCCAAAACAGTGGTGATGCCAATGGGAAAGAGAAAATTATTcagaatattaatattttgtgtgaTTCATGTGACTAGTGGCTCTCTGCTACTCGTACTACTGTAGCTGCTGCAGACTTTGGGTTTGTATTAGGGCTGAGCGATAAAAGGATAAcaatatgtatcgcgatagacacgtgatcgagaaaaaaaatgtgttcgataaaatgTTCGATATTtcttattcttcgtcggaagaaaacaggttgcaaagcaagtttggttgcattaacaaaggcactcgttctctggtaacctagcaacatagagagtgacacgctaacagccaatcatgtaacagtatcatgtttggttgcaccatatcgttgtctcgtgctggtctgctggattcctcttcagtaacttATTCAGTAGAATAACttgttactttttcatatttctgcaggttttatatttcagacAATGTTACTGTtctgtatcaggtttgttttttatattacagatgtatctcagtctacctcagttttatttttgtttacaaaacactgcaactatttttctctatgtttatatttaacactttgcactattttattacaccttattaagcatttcttacattttctttcattttgcaccttaaatgttaagagataatagttaagtgtatattgtgactttagacttatgtttacattgtaattatttgagttttcctggttgctgacatttctgtcttaataactgaggggattatgatcagaggaagattaagtttaaaataaaaatgtttaaatgtaatatatttttctcctggtccttattttaaatgggtcataaaaaatatcaataattatcgatatcgaccgatatgaaacactgatatcgtgatacagttttcagccatatcgcccagccctagtttgtattggtttaaaaaagaaattgtaaTGCTGCAGCCCTGTAGTTTGTTAGCTATATCTATCATACCATCCATCATACAATCAGTGTTCAGGAATGagtctgtatttattattagaatcagaatcagaatgaaaCTCTAATGCTAGTGGAACAATAAAGCGTACTGTATAACAACGCATGTTATTCGACACACTGTCCcatatgtatgtattaattcacgTACTGCTGAGGACTTGTGAACGAGACAGGAGGACCACTAGGTTTAGGGTAGAGAtactaaaataaagatttatacaTGTGACTAAAGCTTCACAGACAGCACAGTAGCCCTGCTATAGCAGCATCAGATCAAATCAGATGGCATCAGATTAAATCCAATCTTCATGAAAGTTCCATAGTAACGCAATAGAAGCTTTATATTAATCTGATGTTCACCTGCTCCGAAGactttatttagttttgatGCACACCGATCTGTGCGCATTATTCACAGATATTTTTTACCGATTCTCAGGCAGCTGGAGGCCATAAACTGAATGGAACTGAATagtaattttatattaaaatgcgGACACCTCAGACCTGACCTGGTATTTGAATATCCACACACAGCCCTAGTTTAGGACAGAGCTGGAGTCGGCCCTTGTCTCGTGCTGGtgttatatatattgtatattgtgtgtatatatagtgtgatCTTAGTATAAAATTTGAAAGTTGAATGAAATGAACACAACATATGAACCTGACTCACTTCATTCCACTCAGTTGCATTATGCTCAGGATAATGGTTGCTTTGATgaaaaagagaatgaagaaGTCCACTATCTCGGCCAGGAAGCGATGGAGAAGAGAAGGAATAAAATATTCTCCACCTAAATCAAATCCACAGCACGGGGATTGGATTACAGgaaaaacacagaacatttaCATCATGTTACATGATCTCTATTGGGCAACCCCTGGGGTTTAGTAGTACAATAACATAACCATGTGTAATCTGGGACtgaatgtttattcatttatatgaaTAGCAGCTTTCATCATTACCTGGCTGTTGGGCGTTTCCATTTTGTTGCACTTGCAGGGGGACAGGACCATTCTGACTCGGGACATTATTCCAGATCTGTCGTTCACTGACGCTATTAGCAGCCGTACTGTTAGAGGGGACAGGAATGGACGGAAATGAAGCGAAAGGGACACCAGACGAATACGTGATCCAGTTGTGCAGGTCTGTGTTAGACAGATCCGCCCCCCCTGTTGGTGTTGTAAGGCTCCCACACGCTGCTTGTGTCCCCCAGCTCTGATAGCTCACATACCCGCAGTAATACTGCCACATCCATTCCTGCAGTTTTTCACAATATTGTGATTTGGCGATTAAGTTAGAGACTCTCCGTGAACCGGATTCTGTAATGGCGTTCATCTCTTTCCTGTTAGTCCCACAAACGGCTTTCTTCGAGTCATTTGCTCCTTCGTCGAGGGAGTCCGCCATGACACATCTGTTGTCCTCTGCGGCTGGGTTGTAAACCGCCCCCTATAGGACACGTAGTGCACTAGATAGTGCGCAGTGGCCACACTACCGAATACAGCCTAGTGCACTTAGAGAGGGAGTCGCGTACTGTTTGTAATTCGGCCACCTGTACACTAAGTAATACGGTAATACACTGCTGTATTGTGACTGCTACTGACACAGAGGACGCCATAGAGTTGTTATAAGCGATCACAACGCTGCACAATTCATATCCTTACATATTAACTTTATATAAGACTGCATGTGGTCTGTGACGCCATAGAAAGAGCCTAAATGTAATATGCAAAAGGATGCTTATGTATCTTCTTTTCTccgattagatagatagataaattagattatctatctatctatctatctatctatctatctatctatctatctatctatctatctatctatctatccagtgatgtagtctattttttttgtagtgagtatactgtgatttccCCCCCTCCCATCCTAGAGCAACACCCCacaggcaccaccacactcactaatgcataaaatatgcatctacatataattgagagcattattaaagactgcaaagtgttatcaacattccaatttattataagcaacaaaagacagtcagctgataaaacctgtgctcccatactcatataacatttaaggctaaatgtaatcagacagttggcacccattgactttcacagtaggaaaaaatatagactatgaaactCAATGGGTGCTGCAATGGGTTTACAACTGTCTGATTactaacatttttcaaaatatcatattttgtgttaaacagaagaaagaaactcatacagttttggaacaaattgagggtgatgAAATAAcgcaattttcatttttgggtgaactttatacctttaagagctacatttagccttaaatgttatatgaatatgggacctggagcacaggttttatcagctgtcaattttcaatgtacatttaagagtgaacaataaacatttgttcagttttatcaccaacactctttcattgcagaatattatgaactgaatgaactggtagtttacaaagctttccaagtacatttgtactcgggctgtgggtgaaatgtcacccgaagctgctgtagctttaggcgcaggcttccgaaaacactcagagtgtagtttgagtctgcttttgtttcatatcttcttttacattagttagttaatttcaaatttgcaccacaaaacaccgccaagcaactaattttcctccttggtaggtgacgtcagatcaggtcacaggccacagAAGCCCCAATaatccaaaaacgttagtgattcgcaatcgcgaCCACAGTCTGTGTTTGCAACACAGACGgagtgaatttatgaatgaatgttctgtcacaaaacgatattgttacgtatcctcacgctttttaagtaggtatacggaaatccttggccttttctagtgggtatacggcgtatatcTGCGTATCACATAGATTACACCagtgtatctatctatcactgctgtgtgtgtgcactttggatgggttaaatgcagagaacgaattctgagtatgggtcaccatacttagctgcaTGTCACgttactatctatctatctatctatctatctatctatctatctatctatctatctatctatctatctatctatctatctatctatctatctatgtgtatctgtctgtctgccaaatcatattgttgtgtgtgaatatttttctttttttttgttctgttttaatTAAGTGATCAATTCagtacaaaaagaagaaaaaacgaTTAGGACGTGCCATGTGATGTTGACAGAAGGGCATTAAAACAAGCATTTGTGAGATattgtgtgtaaataatgtccccCAGGTCATTTATAGGTTTATTATGCATCAGTAAAAATCCCTGAGTTACAAGTTAGCATGTggttattattgattattgatgCAATGattattgtatgtatttatataaatagttTAGTTTATAAAGATGTTTTctgtcaaaaataaatacataatcgCAGTAGTGCAGAGCTGATGTAGGACACggatattaataaacattcttCTTGATCTAATTGGTAAATTTTTGCTTGTATTAACGGCAGAGCCCGATCAGCTGAAGTATCATCAAGAAAAGTGCTACAAGGTCTAGGTAAAGGTTCAATGCAGCGATAATGTATTCCTCTGCACTGAGGGTGTATTTGTGTTTCCCACCCAGTATTAGCTGTGTGTCCATCACCAGGTACTAAAGAATAGACGTGAGAGATTTGTGTTAGTATTTATAACACTTCCTGCATGCTTTTATCACTCAAGGTTATAATGTATGACAAGTGATGTGCTGTATACACACTCAAAACAAAATCTATAAGAGTAAATATGGACAAATACTTACAACAGAGAAGACCAGCGTCCCCAGGGATGAATAAGCAATGTATAGAAACTGTTGAAAGTcaagtaaaatgaaataaaccatatgaaatatgaagaaattatctttttgttttctgtgttaGTCAAATTGTTTACCTGGGATCTCATGACAGCACAGAGAAACCCGAATGTAAACATCGTCCAGCATAGAACCCAAACGCTTCCAGTGACTTTTGTGAAGTCCCACTGCAAGAGTTGTGACAATTATTTGTATTCACCTTTGATGAAAAATGCAAAACGTCATAAAAATGGCACATAGTTATGAactgtgtataaaaatgtgaaCAGAACTATTTGTctccatttaaataataaattaattctgGCTTTccaaaatgtgcagtttaataTTCACTGCCCCATAAAGATTTACAAACTTTATTCAGTAACTAGGATTGGCTCATTTAACAAAACATCCTTCAGTCAAACGGATCACATTCGTCACTTTGGCTCCAACGTCTCAGTCATTCTGTCTTTtgattttaattcaaataatttGGTTAGAGGATTGAATTGTAAGAGGACTGCTTTTAGCCTTCAGTCATTCCCACAACCAGTGAGATAATAATGATTCATGACATCATAAACTATAGCTTTATGGTCATTTTTATAATGGTAATAACTATTCAaactgtttttatgtgtgtactgttttgGTATTACTGAAAGTAGTTGACTCTTTAAACTAGTTGACTCCATATctctatatttattcattcattcattcattcattcattcattcattcattcattcattttctaccgcttatctgaacttctcgggtcacggggagcctgtgcctatctcaggcgtcatcgggcatcaaggcaggatacaccctggacggagtgccaacccatcgcagggcacacacactctcattcactcacacactcacacactacggacaattttccagagatgccaatcaacctaccatggatGTCGACCTTTTTATGAACTTTTATATAGAGATAtggaggggcacggtggcttagtggttagcacgttcgcctcacaccctggaggtgtgaggcgaacgtgctaaccactaagccaccgtgcccctccaTATCTCTATATAAAAGTTCATAAAAAGgacaataataaattaaaataattccaaTGTAAAATGTCTGTGCATTTTttaaaagctctctctctctctctctctctctctctctgtatatatatatatatatatatatatatatatatatatatatatatatatatatatatatatatatatatatatatatatatataaattgaaaTCTCGATTTTGTCAGATCTTTCTTTGCACACTAATCTTACAGTATATCATACTAAAGcagtgataaataataataacttgtaATTCTGTACAAGGATTACAAGTTATCATGTATGTTGTTAGGCTCAGTCGAAGTAAAACTAGTCCTCTTTCGCAGGATAACCCATTTCTCCATTCCTTATATTACGTTTGAGAAAAACCTATTAAACGCTTTCAGAGATATCAGGGAAGTGAAGCAGCTTTTGTCAAAAGAAAATGGTGAca harbors:
- the fam8a1b gene encoding protein FAM8A1 isoform X1; the encoded protein is MADSLDEGANDSKKAVCGTNRKEMNAITESGSRRVSNLIAKSQYCEKLQEWMWQYYCGYVSYQSWGTQAACGSLTTPTGGADLSNTDLHNWITYSSGVPFASFPSIPVPSNSTAANSVSERQIWNNVPSQNGPVPLQVQQNGNAQQPGGEYFIPSLLHRFLAEIVDFFILFFIKATIILSIMQLSGMKDILKFAMHFIVEEIDEDTSMEDLQKMMLMALVYRILVCFYEIICVWGAGGATPGKFLLGLRVVTCDTSVLVQPGRVRVVPATNVSLSAIKTSYSHQPLQEEQLYTCTLRSTIRALNKNFSIAFFFPAFVTLLFYQHNRTVYDIVAGTIVVKRNRLR
- the fam8a1b gene encoding protein FAM8A1 isoform X2: MADSLDEGANDSKKAVCGTNRKEMNAITESGSRRVSNLIAKSQYCEKLQEWMWQYYCGYVSYQSWGTQAACGSLTTPTGGADLSNTDLHNWITYSSGVPFASFPSIPVPSNSTAANSVSERQIWNNVPSQNGPVPLQVQQNGNAQQPGGEYFIPSLLHRFLAEIVDFFILFFIKATIILSIMQLSGMKDILKFAMHFIVEEIDEDTSMEDLQKMMLMALVYRILVCFYEIICVWGAGGATPGKFLLGLRVVTCDTSVLVQPGRVRVVPATNVSLSASTIRALNKNFSIAFFFPAFVTLLFYQHNRTVYDIVAGTIVVKRNRLR